Proteins encoded within one genomic window of Chloroflexota bacterium:
- a CDS encoding glycoside hydrolase family 127 protein: protein MPHSKFVVDTRHSPYAHLRPVPLDAVTLRDEFWSPRMRINREVTLPSQYAQLEQSGTLDNFRRAAGKINAPFRGRLFTDTDAYKWLEAIAWTLAAEPDPALAKMADTVIAEIGDSQRADGYLDSFYARETANDRWTNLRDNHEMYCAGHLFQAAVAHARATGSERLLNIARRFADHICNTFGAMPGKRASVDGHPEVEMGLIELARVTGERKYLEQTQFFIDVRGRGVIGGNDYHQDRTPLREQSRMVGHAVRATYLNIGATDLYAETGDAPLRAALERMWQSLTERQMYITGGIGSRHKGEAFGADYELPNSRAYTETCAAIALVMWAWRMLALDGDARYADVMETALYNGVLSGVSFSGQEYFYENPLANDGSHRREPWYECACCPPNVARTFASLPGYFYSTRQNEVFVHLYAENNARSVLADGRTVGVTQHTRYPWDGQVNLAIDAEGELGLHLRVPGWCESGATIAINGKAYDGALVPGSYAAIRREWRNGDVVTLNLPMPARRVQSHPYAIENKDHIALTRGPLVYCIEGADNPGIDLRDVVVSAKADITATFRAVVLNGVTQLEFPARLAPPDPGWTNRLHRTARDEQAQPSRSIRVTAIPYYAWANRAPGAMRVWLKSE from the coding sequence ATGCCACATTCCAAATTTGTTGTTGACACAAGGCACAGCCCTTACGCGCATCTGCGTCCCGTGCCGCTCGATGCAGTGACATTGCGCGATGAATTCTGGTCGCCACGCATGCGAATCAATCGCGAGGTCACGCTTCCATCGCAGTACGCCCAACTCGAACAGAGTGGCACGCTCGATAATTTTCGCCGCGCCGCCGGCAAAATCAACGCGCCGTTTCGCGGCAGACTGTTCACGGATACCGACGCGTACAAATGGCTCGAAGCAATTGCGTGGACGCTCGCCGCCGAACCCGACCCCGCACTCGCGAAAATGGCGGACACGGTGATCGCCGAGATTGGCGATTCACAACGCGCCGACGGCTACCTCGATTCGTTTTACGCGCGTGAAACGGCGAACGACCGCTGGACGAATCTGCGCGACAATCACGAAATGTACTGTGCGGGTCACTTGTTCCAAGCCGCCGTCGCGCACGCGCGCGCGACCGGCAGTGAGCGTTTGCTGAACATCGCGCGCCGTTTTGCCGATCACATCTGCAATACGTTCGGCGCGATGCCGGGCAAGCGGGCGAGCGTGGACGGTCATCCCGAAGTCGAAATGGGGCTGATCGAATTGGCGCGCGTGACGGGCGAGCGCAAATACTTGGAGCAAACGCAATTTTTCATTGATGTGCGCGGGCGCGGTGTGATCGGCGGCAATGACTATCATCAAGACCGCACGCCGCTGCGCGAACAGAGTCGCATGGTCGGGCACGCGGTGCGCGCGACGTACTTGAATATCGGCGCAACCGATTTGTACGCGGAAACCGGCGACGCGCCCTTGCGTGCCGCGCTCGAACGCATGTGGCAGAGTTTGACCGAGCGCCAGATGTACATCACCGGCGGCATTGGCTCGCGGCACAAGGGCGAAGCGTTCGGCGCGGATTACGAACTGCCGAACTCGCGCGCGTACACCGAAACGTGCGCCGCGATCGCGCTCGTGATGTGGGCGTGGCGGATGCTCGCGCTCGACGGCGACGCGCGTTACGCGGATGTGATGGAGACCGCGCTCTACAATGGCGTGTTGTCCGGCGTCTCGTTCAGCGGGCAAGAGTACTTTTACGAGAATCCCCTCGCGAACGACGGCAGTCATCGCCGCGAACCGTGGTACGAATGCGCGTGCTGTCCGCCGAACGTCGCGCGCACGTTCGCGTCGCTCCCAGGATATTTTTACAGCACGCGACAAAATGAGGTGTTCGTCCATCTCTACGCCGAAAACAATGCGCGCAGTGTGCTCGCGGATGGGCGAACGGTTGGCGTGACTCAACACACGCGCTATCCCTGGGATGGGCAAGTGAACCTCGCGATAGATGCGGAAGGCGAACTGGGTTTGCATCTGCGCGTCCCAGGTTGGTGCGAGTCGGGCGCGACCATCGCGATCAATGGCAAAGCGTACGACGGCGCGCTTGTCCCAGGTTCGTACGCCGCGATTCGCCGCGAGTGGCGCAACGGCGATGTCGTCACGCTGAATCTGCCGATGCCGGCGCGGCGCGTTCAATCGCATCCATATGCCATCGAGAACAAGGATCACATCGCGTTGACGCGCGGACCGCTCGTGTATTGCATCGAAGGCGCGGACAATCCGGGGATTGATCTGCGTGATGTTGTCGTCTCGGCAAAAGCGGATATCACCGCGACATTTCGCGCGGTGGTGTTGAATGGCGTGACACAGTTGGAATTTCCGGCGCGCCTTGCGCCGCCCGACCCAGGTTGGACAAATCGTTTGCATCGCACCGCGCGGGATGAGCAAGCCCAGCCATCGCGTTCGATCCGTGTGACCGCGATTCCGTACTATGCTTGGGCAAATCGCGCGCCAGGCGCGATGCGTGTGTGGTTGAAGAGCGAATAG